The following are from one region of the Pectobacterium actinidiae genome:
- a CDS encoding putative quinol monooxygenase, whose amino-acid sequence MLKVIAQDFIKPEYIEIVMPLYRELIEKTRQEPLCISYELFINQKDPGHFTFIETWPDRAALDIHCQTEHFQRLVPMINSHQRAECTFLLMDPFDSHPPAV is encoded by the coding sequence ATGCTTAAAGTGATCGCACAGGATTTTATTAAGCCTGAGTACATTGAAATCGTCATGCCGCTGTACCGCGAGTTAATAGAGAAAACCCGACAGGAGCCGCTGTGCATCTCCTATGAGCTTTTTATCAATCAAAAAGATCCGGGTCATTTTACCTTTATCGAAACCTGGCCGGATAGAGCCGCACTGGATATTCACTGCCAGACCGAACACTTCCAGCGGCTGGTTCCGATGATCAATAGCCACCAGCGAGCCGAGTGCACCTTCCTGCTGATGGATCCGTTTGATAGTCATCCCCCTGCCGTTTGA
- a CDS encoding YjbH domain-containing protein: protein MTKIRNVKLSCLSLAIGGILSAQAIAAETGSSRTDTNPNLRFQPAGVSQSDFGGTGLLQMPTARMAETGEFSLNYRDNEEYRRYSISLQLFDWLETTVRYTDTRTQPYSQSTAFSGDQTQKDKGFDIKARLWQESYWLPDVSLGLRDIAGTGLFDSEYVVASKSFGPFDFTLGMGWGNMAESGNIKNPACSLKASFCQRSDSFKTGGGQFEFENFFHGSAALFGGVEYQTPWDPLRLKLEYDGNDYSREFAGTIKHDSPFNVGAVYRVGDVLDTTLSWQRGNTLMWGFTLRTNFNSLKPNYLDDTPPVYAPVQDGKGTNWQLVSKELNDKAGFKDADIYADQKQVTIVADQTKYRDSEQATQRAATVLANHVPGSVDEYHLVQRSQRLPIASTKVDAKAFHQVQQAAVPLGQPEPDTHRKEPVSDVRGQRVLLAEPDRLTYSLDPTLTQSFGGPESFYMYQVALKGNVDYRLSDHWSVGGTATLNLVNNYDKFNYKTPPADGSALPRVRTWVREYITSSDLLLTNLQLTRRDNPAQDWYTQVYGGYLEMMYAGVGSEVLYRPFGKSWALGLDVNYVKQRDWNDIMRMADYDVVTGHLTAYWELPFVEGAVAKVSVGRYLAGDKGVTLDLSRRFDSGIVAGAFATKTNVSSAEYGEGSFTKGFYVSIPFDLLFTEPTVKRGAVGWVPLTRDGGQMLQRRSSLYGLTEH from the coding sequence ATGACAAAGATCAGAAACGTTAAATTAAGCTGTCTGTCGTTGGCGATTGGCGGCATCTTGAGTGCGCAGGCAATAGCGGCCGAGACTGGAAGCAGCCGTACTGATACAAACCCAAATCTGCGCTTTCAGCCTGCGGGGGTATCGCAGTCTGATTTTGGTGGCACCGGCCTGTTGCAGATGCCGACGGCACGTATGGCAGAAACGGGCGAATTTAGCCTTAACTATCGCGACAACGAGGAATATCGACGTTATTCCATATCCCTCCAGCTCTTTGACTGGTTGGAAACGACAGTGCGTTATACCGATACGCGTACGCAGCCATACAGCCAAAGTACAGCTTTTAGTGGCGATCAGACGCAAAAAGATAAAGGTTTTGATATAAAAGCTAGATTGTGGCAGGAAAGTTATTGGCTGCCAGACGTTTCCTTAGGCTTGCGCGATATTGCGGGTACAGGATTGTTTGATAGCGAATATGTGGTTGCCAGTAAGAGTTTCGGTCCGTTTGATTTCACCTTGGGTATGGGGTGGGGCAATATGGCTGAGAGCGGCAATATTAAAAATCCCGCCTGTTCACTGAAAGCCAGCTTTTGCCAGCGTAGTGATTCTTTTAAAACGGGTGGAGGGCAGTTTGAGTTTGAGAACTTCTTCCACGGCTCGGCGGCGCTATTTGGTGGGGTAGAGTATCAGACGCCGTGGGATCCGTTGCGCTTAAAACTTGAGTACGATGGTAATGATTACAGTCGAGAATTTGCTGGTACTATCAAACACGATTCTCCATTCAACGTTGGTGCTGTTTATCGCGTCGGTGATGTGTTAGATACCACGCTGTCGTGGCAGCGCGGCAATACTTTGATGTGGGGCTTTACCCTGCGTACCAACTTTAACAGCCTGAAGCCGAACTATTTAGACGATACACCACCCGTCTATGCGCCAGTACAGGATGGCAAAGGGACAAATTGGCAGCTCGTTTCGAAGGAGCTGAATGATAAGGCTGGGTTTAAGGACGCCGATATTTACGCGGACCAAAAGCAGGTCACTATTGTTGCCGATCAGACAAAGTATCGTGATAGTGAACAGGCGACGCAGCGTGCGGCTACGGTACTGGCAAACCACGTACCGGGTAGTGTTGATGAATACCACCTTGTTCAGCGCAGTCAGCGTTTACCGATTGCCAGCACGAAAGTGGATGCCAAAGCCTTCCATCAGGTTCAACAAGCTGCCGTTCCGCTTGGTCAACCAGAACCAGACACGCATCGTAAAGAACCGGTATCCGACGTGCGTGGTCAACGCGTGCTACTCGCGGAGCCCGATCGTCTGACCTATTCATTAGATCCGACGTTGACGCAGTCTTTTGGTGGCCCTGAATCCTTCTACATGTATCAGGTTGCATTGAAAGGCAACGTGGACTATCGCCTGAGTGACCACTGGAGCGTAGGCGGAACGGCAACGCTGAATCTGGTGAATAACTACGACAAGTTCAATTATAAAACACCACCGGCGGATGGCTCAGCGCTACCGCGTGTCAGAACCTGGGTGCGTGAATACATTACCTCTTCCGATCTATTATTGACCAACCTGCAATTGACTCGCAGGGATAACCCCGCGCAGGACTGGTATACCCAGGTCTACGGTGGCTATCTGGAAATGATGTATGCGGGTGTCGGATCTGAAGTGCTGTATCGTCCGTTTGGCAAGAGCTGGGCGCTGGGACTGGATGTTAACTATGTCAAACAGCGTGACTGGAACGATATCATGAGAATGGCCGACTATGATGTGGTGACTGGCCATCTGACCGCATACTGGGAACTGCCGTTTGTCGAAGGTGCCGTTGCGAAAGTAAGCGTAGGTCGCTATCTGGCTGGGGATAAAGGGGTGACGCTCGATCTGTCTCGCCGCTTTGACAGCGGGATCGTTGCGGGTGCCTTCGCGACTAAAACCAACGTCAGCTCCGCTGAATATGGTGAAGGAAGCTTTACCAAAGGCTTCTACGTCTCGATACCGTTTGACCTACTATTCACCGAACCGACGGTGAAACGTGGCGCTGTTGGTTGGGTGCCGCTAACGCGAGATGGTGGCCAGATGCTACAGCGCCGCAGTTCGCTGTATGGTCTCACAGAACACTAA
- a CDS encoding MurR/RpiR family transcriptional regulator: MPMAASLRELQEQIRERYDSLSKRLQQVAHYVLDNTNSIAFDTVAVIAERADVPPSTLIRFANAFDFSGFNEMKQLFRMNLVEETASYTDRARLFRAMEADAIPETPLDILHEFARSNAQAMQQLAARTPPEDLQKAVDLLAQADTIYIVGLRRSFSVATYLTYALSHLESSPILVNGLGGMFREQLSRVSSRDVVVSISFSPYSQETVMVSEMAAKAGARQIVITDSQISPLATLSDVCFVVKEAQVDAFRSQSATLCLVQSLMVSLAYRQGNGADQSEKQQRG, translated from the coding sequence ATGCCCATGGCAGCCAGCCTGAGAGAGTTACAGGAACAGATCCGAGAGCGTTATGATTCGCTCAGCAAGCGGTTACAGCAGGTGGCACACTATGTGCTGGATAATACCAATAGCATCGCTTTCGATACCGTCGCGGTGATCGCCGAACGCGCTGACGTTCCCCCCTCAACGTTGATTCGCTTCGCCAATGCCTTTGATTTCAGCGGCTTCAACGAAATGAAACAGCTGTTCCGAATGAATCTGGTGGAAGAAACCGCCAGCTATACCGACCGGGCGCGGCTGTTTCGGGCGATGGAAGCTGACGCGATACCAGAAACGCCGCTGGATATTCTGCATGAGTTTGCTCGCTCAAACGCGCAGGCCATGCAGCAGTTGGCGGCACGCACACCGCCAGAGGATTTGCAAAAAGCCGTCGATCTGCTGGCTCAGGCGGATACCATCTACATCGTAGGGCTGCGGCGCTCGTTCAGCGTCGCCACTTACCTGACCTACGCGCTTAGTCATCTGGAAAGCAGCCCGATTCTGGTCAACGGGTTGGGAGGCATGTTTCGTGAACAGCTCAGCCGTGTCAGCTCACGCGACGTGGTGGTTTCCATCAGCTTCTCGCCCTATTCACAGGAAACCGTGATGGTCAGTGAGATGGCAGCGAAAGCCGGCGCGCGGCAAATCGTGATTACCGACAGCCAGATCAGCCCGCTGGCGACGCTCAGCGACGTTTGCTTTGTCGTGAAAGAGGCACAGGTTGATGCATTCCGTTCACAGTCCGCCACGCTATGTCTGGTGCAGTCGCTTATGGTGTCGCTGGCCTACCGGCAGGGAAACGGCGCAGATCAGAGTGAAAAACAGCAGCGCGGCTAG
- a CDS encoding S53 family peptidase, producing the protein MTYQLLKGSERGNIADAVYRERCDVNENVRVMLVLRFTTPDDEYYTELHDSIDPQFGGICANKPLSRASYARKFGADEADLEHVRAFARHYRLSVEREHAASRTVFLTGTVEQMEQAFRVSLARYDHKHGAFRGRAGGIYLPGYLQGVVIAVLGLDERLASNCYLRMNDAFSATAKRLSGYTPLELAELYHFPEHDGAGQCIGIIELGGGYRLPQLAHYFKRMGVKPPQIVDVCVGGAKNALASSDDDKEVNPIDIEVQMDIEIAGTLAPAAKIVVYFAPNTDAGFLEAINTAIHDEKNAPSVISISWGASESEWTAQSLQVYNQAFQTAAALGITVCVASGDHGSQDGEPHGLHVDFPASSPYVLACGGTRLQKAMEETTWHNRDGGATGGGVSQYFALPGWQLGMSLVDKYGGHHPLQHRGVPDVSGNADPETGYLIEVNGLEGVVGGTSAVAPLWAGLLARMLALTHSASLFIPPLLYRNRNSCKDIVRGNNGAFVASEGWDACTGLGSPDGMKLLRLLKRLVRLNGNGVRDSDDGHER; encoded by the coding sequence ATGACTTACCAATTATTGAAAGGGAGTGAACGCGGAAATATCGCTGACGCTGTGTACCGCGAACGCTGCGATGTTAATGAAAACGTTAGAGTCATGCTGGTGTTGCGTTTTACAACGCCAGATGATGAGTATTACACCGAACTGCACGATAGTATTGATCCACAATTTGGCGGCATCTGCGCCAATAAACCGCTGTCGCGTGCCAGTTATGCCAGAAAGTTCGGCGCTGATGAGGCCGATCTAGAACATGTCCGTGCGTTTGCGCGGCATTATCGGCTATCCGTCGAGCGTGAACATGCAGCCAGCCGTACCGTCTTCTTGACGGGGACGGTGGAGCAAATGGAGCAGGCGTTTCGCGTGAGCTTGGCCCGGTATGACCATAAACACGGGGCATTTCGTGGCAGAGCAGGGGGAATTTATCTGCCGGGATACCTACAGGGCGTGGTTATCGCCGTACTGGGGCTCGATGAACGTCTGGCGTCGAACTGTTACCTGCGCATGAATGACGCGTTTTCTGCTACGGCAAAGCGCTTGTCGGGTTATACGCCGCTCGAGCTGGCAGAGCTTTACCACTTCCCAGAGCATGACGGCGCAGGGCAGTGTATTGGCATTATTGAACTGGGGGGCGGATATCGCTTACCGCAGTTGGCGCACTATTTTAAGCGAATGGGCGTCAAGCCGCCGCAGATCGTCGATGTTTGTGTGGGCGGCGCTAAGAATGCCCTTGCTTCGTCAGATGACGACAAAGAGGTGAACCCGATTGATATCGAAGTGCAGATGGATATCGAAATCGCGGGTACGCTGGCACCGGCCGCTAAAATTGTGGTGTATTTTGCTCCGAATACCGATGCCGGGTTTTTAGAGGCGATTAATACGGCGATTCATGATGAAAAAAACGCGCCGTCGGTGATTTCGATTAGCTGGGGGGCCAGTGAGTCAGAATGGACCGCGCAATCATTACAGGTGTACAACCAGGCCTTTCAGACCGCCGCTGCACTAGGGATTACGGTGTGCGTGGCGTCTGGCGATCACGGTTCACAGGATGGTGAACCCCATGGTTTGCACGTCGATTTCCCTGCATCCAGCCCCTACGTTTTAGCCTGTGGTGGCACTCGCTTGCAAAAAGCGATGGAAGAAACAACCTGGCATAACCGAGACGGCGGTGCGACTGGCGGTGGCGTCAGCCAGTACTTTGCGTTGCCCGGTTGGCAGTTAGGGATGTCTCTGGTCGACAAATATGGCGGTCATCATCCTTTGCAACACCGCGGCGTACCGGACGTCAGTGGTAATGCCGATCCCGAAACAGGCTATCTGATTGAAGTTAACGGACTGGAAGGCGTTGTTGGGGGAACCAGCGCTGTTGCACCGCTGTGGGCGGGATTGTTGGCGCGTATGCTGGCGTTGACCCACTCGGCCTCGCTGTTTATCCCTCCCTTGCTGTACCGTAATCGTAATAGCTGCAAGGATATTGTGCGGGGAAATAATGGGGCATTCGTTGCCTCTGAAGGATGGGACGCCTGTACGGGACTGGGGTCGCCAGATGGAATGAAGTTGCTAAGGCTGCTGAAGCGGCTCGTGAGGCTCAATGGTAACGGCGTGCGCGACAGCGACGATGGACACGAGCGGTGA
- a CDS encoding ABC transporter substrate-binding protein, giving the protein MFKIKQVVAFTALMATAAASYAAVEADKRPINELYQNALREGGIVTVYAGGDTPGQQDGIKQAFEKRFPGMKLNVIVDYSKFHDARIDNQLATKTLVPDVVQLQTLQDYPRWKKEGVLLNYKPIGWDKVYPAFKDKDGAWTGVFVDAFSNVVNTKLIAENAWPTEANDYLRPDLKGSIVLTYPNDDDAVLFWFKQVVDKYGWEYVAKFKEQNPVYVRGTQAPADDVESGKSAATFSTDGALSPDQNANSRFVLPKSDPFVSWAQRAAIFKQAKHPESAKLYLSWLLDKETQSNVWYMWSVRTDVAPPAGYKPIWEYKNTSPQAFADFMSDRAAVESFRAQIGLYLGEVKGEPSPGNLGLHPKEALPH; this is encoded by the coding sequence ATGTTTAAAATAAAACAGGTGGTCGCATTTACGGCGCTGATGGCGACGGCAGCGGCCAGCTATGCGGCAGTAGAGGCCGATAAGCGCCCGATTAACGAGCTTTATCAGAACGCGCTCCGGGAAGGCGGCATTGTTACCGTCTATGCCGGTGGCGACACGCCGGGTCAGCAGGATGGCATTAAGCAGGCGTTTGAAAAGCGTTTTCCAGGCATGAAGCTCAACGTTATTGTGGATTACAGTAAATTCCACGATGCGCGTATTGATAATCAATTAGCGACCAAAACGCTGGTGCCGGATGTGGTGCAGTTACAAACCTTGCAGGATTACCCGCGTTGGAAAAAAGAGGGCGTGCTGCTGAACTACAAACCTATCGGCTGGGACAAAGTCTACCCTGCGTTTAAAGATAAAGACGGTGCCTGGACCGGCGTCTTTGTCGACGCGTTCAGCAACGTAGTGAATACCAAGCTGATTGCTGAAAATGCCTGGCCAACAGAAGCCAATGACTATTTACGTCCCGATCTGAAAGGCAGCATTGTTTTAACCTACCCGAACGATGACGATGCGGTGCTGTTCTGGTTTAAACAGGTCGTGGATAAATACGGCTGGGAGTATGTCGCTAAATTCAAAGAACAGAACCCGGTTTATGTTCGCGGTACGCAGGCTCCCGCCGACGATGTGGAAAGCGGTAAATCAGCGGCAACATTCTCAACCGACGGTGCGCTGTCTCCCGATCAAAACGCCAATTCGCGTTTCGTGTTGCCAAAAAGCGATCCGTTTGTTTCCTGGGCGCAGCGTGCGGCCATTTTCAAACAGGCTAAACACCCGGAAAGCGCCAAGCTTTATCTGAGCTGGCTGTTGGATAAAGAGACGCAGAGCAATGTCTGGTATATGTGGTCAGTGCGTACTGACGTTGCGCCACCTGCTGGCTATAAGCCTATCTGGGAATATAAGAACACCAGTCCGCAGGCCTTTGCCGACTTCATGAGCGATCGTGCCGCGGTAGAATCATTCCGTGCACAAATCGGTCTGTATCTCGGCGAAGTGAAAGGCGAGCCGTCTCCGGGTAACTTAGGACTGCATCCAAAAGAAGCCTTACCGCATTAA
- a CDS encoding chorismate mutase: MNLPISAVISLVMSSVWCVPLYAATQDYPLGIYQLIQERMALMKDVAGYKARQHLPVEDLKQEERILSKAREQAVTVGLSPQSTQLFFTSLMNASKAIQYRYMADWLATPENDWTPLSLNDTVRPTLLTIDDQLLVSIKRYLTNGGHFAPQQEATFLSSINVEHLSQNDKRQIYAALSHIEPDGK; this comes from the coding sequence ATGAATTTGCCTATTTCCGCTGTTATCTCGTTAGTGATGAGCTCTGTTTGGTGTGTTCCTCTCTATGCTGCAACGCAGGATTATCCTCTTGGTATCTATCAACTGATTCAGGAAAGGATGGCGTTGATGAAAGATGTTGCGGGGTATAAGGCACGCCAACACCTGCCCGTTGAGGATCTGAAGCAAGAGGAACGTATTTTGAGTAAGGCGCGAGAACAAGCCGTTACCGTTGGATTATCCCCTCAGAGTACGCAACTGTTCTTTACCTCATTAATGAATGCCAGCAAAGCGATTCAGTATCGCTATATGGCGGACTGGCTTGCGACACCGGAGAACGATTGGACACCCCTTTCTCTGAATGACACGGTCAGACCCACGTTACTCACGATTGATGACCAGCTTCTGGTTAGCATTAAACGTTATCTCACGAATGGCGGGCATTTTGCGCCTCAGCAAGAGGCCACATTTCTTTCTTCTATTAATGTTGAGCATCTGTCACAGAACGACAAACGCCAGATTTATGCGGCATTGAGTCACATTGAACCAGACGGCAAATAG
- a CDS encoding glycoside hydrolase family 1 protein produces MKYRHLKRFPEGFLWGAATSAYQVEGAWNEDGKGPSVIDARTSYPEGTTDFKVASDHYHRYKEDVALFADIGFKTYRFSIAWSRIIPDGSGEVNPAGIAFYHNLIDELLHYGIVPIVTMYHFDLPQALQEKGGWYNRETVEAFERFANVLFDEYGDKVKYWLTINEQNMMILHGSALGTLDPTLENPKQNLYQQNHNMLVAQAKAMNALHDKVPGAKIGPAPNIALIYPASSKPEDVMAAFNYNAIRNWLYLDMAVYGRYNTAAWRYMEEKGYTPEILPGDMDILASAKPDFIAFNYYTSQTVEASKNDGLDEIARGGDQHLKSGEEGVHRGASNPWLQKNAFGWEIDPIGFRNTLRELHDRYHLPLIITENGLGAFDTLDENGEVHDDYRIDYLQRHIEQIQLAITDGVDVFGYTPWSALDLISTHQGCSKRYGFIYVNREEFDLKDLRRIRKKSAYWYADVIKNNGLDSSEA; encoded by the coding sequence GTGAAATACCGTCATCTTAAGCGTTTCCCAGAGGGGTTTTTATGGGGCGCGGCGACATCGGCTTATCAGGTTGAAGGGGCATGGAATGAAGACGGCAAAGGGCCATCGGTGATTGATGCCAGAACATCCTATCCTGAGGGCACAACGGACTTTAAAGTCGCCAGCGACCATTATCACCGTTACAAGGAAGATGTCGCCCTGTTTGCCGATATCGGCTTTAAAACCTACCGTTTTTCCATCGCCTGGAGCCGCATCATTCCCGATGGCAGCGGCGAGGTAAACCCGGCGGGCATTGCGTTTTACCACAATCTTATCGATGAATTGCTGCATTACGGTATTGTGCCAATTGTCACGATGTACCATTTCGATCTGCCACAGGCGTTACAGGAAAAAGGCGGTTGGTATAACCGGGAAACGGTGGAGGCATTTGAGCGTTTTGCCAACGTGCTGTTTGATGAATACGGCGACAAGGTGAAGTACTGGCTGACCATCAATGAACAAAATATGATGATTTTGCACGGTTCTGCATTGGGCACGCTCGATCCTACGCTGGAAAATCCGAAGCAGAATCTCTATCAGCAGAACCACAACATGCTGGTGGCGCAGGCGAAAGCGATGAATGCGCTACATGACAAAGTGCCCGGTGCGAAAATTGGTCCGGCACCCAACATTGCATTGATTTATCCGGCCTCATCGAAGCCTGAAGATGTCATGGCGGCGTTCAACTATAACGCGATCCGCAACTGGCTGTATCTGGATATGGCGGTGTATGGGCGTTATAACACCGCGGCCTGGCGCTATATGGAAGAAAAAGGCTATACGCCAGAGATTCTTCCCGGTGATATGGATATTCTGGCATCGGCCAAGCCCGATTTCATTGCATTTAACTATTACACCTCACAAACGGTTGAAGCCAGTAAAAATGACGGTCTGGATGAAATCGCTCGCGGAGGCGATCAGCACCTGAAATCAGGTGAAGAAGGCGTGCATCGCGGCGCAAGTAATCCGTGGTTGCAGAAAAACGCCTTTGGTTGGGAGATCGATCCGATAGGCTTCCGCAATACGCTGCGTGAGCTGCACGATCGCTACCATTTACCGCTGATCATTACGGAAAATGGGCTGGGCGCGTTTGATACGCTGGATGAAAACGGTGAGGTTCACGATGATTACCGTATCGACTACCTGCAACGCCACATTGAGCAAATCCAGCTTGCGATCACCGACGGGGTAGATGTCTTCGGGTATACGCCATGGTCGGCGTTGGATCTTATTTCCACCCATCAGGGATGCTCGAAACGCTATGGCTTTATTTACGTCAACCGTGAAGAGTTCGATCTGAAAGATCTGCGGCGTATCCGTAAAAAAAGCGCATACTGGTATGCTGATGTCATAAAAAACAATGGGCTGGATAGCTCAGAAGCGTAA
- the licT gene encoding BglG family transcription antiterminator LicT gives MIIKKILSNNAVLVLADDRREIVAIGKGVGFGKKVGDPIDPQRIESQFVKKSDGIADVLSQLLADIPPDCLAVTQQIMTLAQKTLRLDVQDTLFLALSDHINFAIQRHKKGQTIKNLMLWDIRQFYRSEFAVGLEALELIRTRLDIDLPEDEAGFIALHLANATNNSDMQSTMQSAGIIKDILTILKYDLHITFDEHSLNYQRLVTHLKFFALRLLNRETVNHGDDSIYQGITELMPRAYSCAMKVYDYVEKNYGCQLTTDEIMFLTIHINRLQPSSS, from the coding sequence ATGATAATTAAAAAAATACTGAGCAATAACGCCGTGCTGGTGCTGGCAGATGACCGACGGGAAATTGTGGCGATTGGCAAAGGTGTCGGTTTTGGCAAGAAAGTGGGCGACCCTATCGATCCGCAGCGTATTGAAAGCCAGTTCGTGAAGAAAAGCGACGGCATAGCGGATGTGCTGTCACAGCTACTGGCAGACATTCCACCTGACTGTCTGGCCGTAACGCAGCAGATCATGACTCTGGCGCAAAAAACGCTGCGACTTGATGTGCAAGACACGCTGTTTCTGGCACTAAGCGACCACATTAACTTTGCTATTCAACGCCATAAAAAAGGGCAGACGATCAAGAACCTGATGCTATGGGATATTCGCCAGTTCTATCGCAGTGAATTTGCCGTTGGGTTGGAGGCGCTGGAACTGATTCGCACCAGACTGGATATTGATTTACCGGAAGATGAAGCAGGGTTTATTGCGCTGCATCTTGCGAATGCGACGAATAACAGCGATATGCAGAGCACGATGCAAAGCGCGGGTATCATTAAAGATATTCTGACCATTCTGAAATACGATCTACACATCACGTTTGATGAACATTCTCTTAATTATCAGCGTTTAGTTACGCATCTGAAATTTTTCGCTCTGCGTTTGTTAAATCGGGAAACGGTGAACCACGGTGATGATTCCATCTATCAGGGGATTACCGAATTGATGCCACGAGCCTATAGCTGTGCAATGAAGGTATATGATTATGTGGAAAAAAATTACGGTTGCCAGCTAACAACAGATGAGATCATGTTTTTGACCATTCACATCAACCGGTTACAGCCTTCCTCGTCTTAA
- the adrA gene encoding diguanylate cyclase AdrA, which produces MSASSPMFLTVDIRRSGLRFSLRVYIPRIVGTILCSFFISSVLITRSTPVLLWVLLFLNTFIWPHIAYTLSLRSRDPMQCEKRNLLIDVVFGGIWIGFMGVNLLPSALIVAMVGMNGTAGGGIKLFVQGIVLQCVACVLVLVLFAVPVSLDTTPLQLYACLPMLLVYPIFLGYVTYTTALKLAEHKRMLMEVSIHDGMTSLYNRHHWERLLKHEHDICQRYKRTATLVLFDIDHFKAFNDNFGHNVGDQAILLLARELTSGFRETDVIGRFGGDEFAVILPQTSAGEALDAVNRIRESLSLKFLNQTPQLAVFVSVGIAEISPEMDQYIDWLKAADMALYRAKNKGRRRTEVS; this is translated from the coding sequence ATGTCAGCCTCGTCGCCGATGTTTTTGACGGTAGATATACGTCGCTCAGGGCTACGCTTTTCCCTGCGAGTCTATATTCCACGGATTGTCGGGACGATCCTGTGCTCTTTCTTTATTTCCTCGGTACTGATTACCCGGTCTACGCCAGTGTTGCTGTGGGTGCTGCTCTTCCTTAACACCTTTATCTGGCCTCACATTGCCTACACGCTGTCTCTGCGGTCACGCGATCCGATGCAGTGTGAGAAGCGTAATTTATTGATTGATGTGGTGTTTGGCGGCATCTGGATAGGGTTTATGGGCGTCAATCTTCTGCCCAGCGCCCTGATTGTGGCGATGGTAGGGATGAACGGTACGGCTGGCGGTGGGATAAAGCTGTTTGTTCAGGGCATCGTATTACAGTGTGTCGCCTGTGTACTGGTACTTGTGCTGTTTGCCGTACCTGTTTCGCTGGATACGACACCGCTACAGCTTTATGCCTGTCTGCCGATGTTGCTGGTCTACCCGATTTTTCTGGGTTATGTCACTTACACCACCGCGCTGAAATTGGCAGAACACAAACGTATGCTGATGGAAGTCAGTATTCATGACGGGATGACCAGCCTCTATAACCGTCACCACTGGGAACGTCTGCTAAAGCATGAGCATGATATTTGCCAGCGTTATAAACGTACGGCGACGCTAGTCCTGTTTGATATCGACCATTTTAAAGCTTTTAACGATAACTTCGGGCATAACGTCGGCGATCAGGCGATATTGCTGCTGGCGCGTGAGCTGACATCCGGCTTTCGGGAAACGGATGTCATTGGGCGATTCGGCGGAGATGAATTTGCCGTTATTTTACCGCAGACGAGTGCGGGAGAGGCGCTGGACGCTGTGAATCGCATTCGGGAGAGCTTATCGTTGAAGTTCCTGAACCAGACGCCGCAGCTGGCGGTGTTTGTCAGCGTCGGTATTGCGGAGATTTCACCGGAAATGGATCAATATATTGATTGGTTAAAGGCCGCAGATATGGCGCTTTACCGGGCAAAAAACAAAGGCCGTCGCCGAACCGAAGTCTCCTGA